Genomic segment of Populus nigra chromosome 14, ddPopNigr1.1, whole genome shotgun sequence:
TTGCAGTACTTTCGGGCTGCAATGACGTGAAGGTAAGGCCTACATTTGATGTAGTCATGGTGTGTTTGGTGTTGTGGAATCTTTCATGGttgtaatttgaaaatttaagcTTAAGAAAAGCTACACTTGTAAAAAAAGTTTAACCAAGATTTCAAGAGATAGTTTGTAGTGAGATTTATACAAAATTATGCTGTGTGTTGATTAACTAAACACTTTCAAATATGTGATTGGGGCAAAACACAGTCCACACCacattataaaaacaaacgGATCCTACAAGGTCTACATGCGTGCTGGAAAGTTCAGGCCGTGActtctcttttcctttgttAGGCCATGAGCTTGTGAACCTGCGTAGAATACAGAGGGAATCCAAGCAAAAGCAGCTTGGAAGAAGCAGGAAATATACAATTACGAAACAAGCAAATGTTTAGGCcataaaatgtaaaacatcCACAAATTTAGTTAGACCATCAGAATGATTTGCTTCTTCTCATAGAATCTGATCAATATTCTGCAATCCTCAGGTTCCAGGACCGCGCTGCTGCGCTGCTACCAATTGCTGCATGTacgagagagagatagagaaacttcattaataattattcccaAGGATTTCCTTGGACACTCCATAAACTATGACAACCCAAAGCTGTCTTGTGCCTCAGAATTATTCCTAGCAGCACTCTGCCTCTTCCAcagaatggaaaagaaagaTTCTGTGCTCTGTTAGACATTGATACGCCTCAGAGCTAAAGAGTTACATGACCACTAacaatttctgtaaatttaatGGTGCATTAATGTTACCAATATGTAACAAAAAAGGGGGGTTGCATTTTCTGAGAATTTTGCATCTGCTAGTAGCATTCAGCACCGTTTAGTCATTGATAGCCTTCCTGGTGTAACACAAGTACCGTTCCCTTGTTTATGTGCTATGAGCATGTTCTTGAAGGTACGTCGCTTCTGATTTGatttgtgtgtttgtatttaAATGATAGCTTCCAGCTTGGGCTGGAAAGTATCATGGGCAATAACTGGCTACATTTGTGGGTGTTGCAGCAAATTAATATGATACCATTGTTAGAAATTAATATCCAACCTCGTAATGTTCATAGCCTGGGTGAAGGAATCATGCCATGGTGATACTGTCTAATTTCCATAGTTTTTAATCTGGAAAAACAGTGCCATTTGTTTCCTTGATGATGGTCAATCTCTTCCCCTTTCTTTTGGTTGCATCTGGTTGAAGGAATTGTATTATCATGGTCAATCATGGTATCGACAAAAGTTCACTAGGAAGGCAGTTGTTGCTTGCTCTCCTGGTCAATATTGCTACTCTCTTCTCTCCCTTTGCCTTCGTTTTTCTTCGTGTCAAGAACACTGGTTTCCCTCGGTGTTTCCATTAAATATTTACTTGTCTAATATTTGACAGATCATAGCGGAAATGGAGGCGCGTTTTGGAATTCCGATCATTGAAGAACTAGTAGAATTGGTTGAAGAGGTGTTGCCACCTCCTCCAGGCGGACCAAAAGCTGAAGGAGGGATAGATGATaacgaagaagaagatggagacGGGAAAGAGAATGACGAGGGAAAAAAAGCTGCAGACGAGGAAGAACCAGGAACAAGTTGAGGCCAGATGCCCAGATGTACAGGATTGTCCTAGCAGAaactaatcaaaatttaattttgtttttaaaaaaaattaattttttttaatattttcaaattgttttaacgGCTACACAAAAACACCAGCAGTACACATGGTATCTTTTATAGCACATAGTTTTGTTGAATCCATTACCCACGGGTTCAACCAGTGGGTAATGGATTCAACAAACCCATTGCCGCACTCCGCATTTCCAGACACGCCCTCGATCAAAAACCCACGGCACACTGGAAGAAGCTGCCAAACCAAAACCAGTGGAAGGACGTGGGCATTGGTTCTATGTTTATTACCATTAGAAGAAGGTACAATCAATCTAGTCAACATTAAGCAGTAACATCCCTTGTTGATAGTGTCTTGATCAAAGCTGGTTGTGACAAGCCAACAAGtaaatatgtttctttttccaCTGAAAATCTTCTCTTTACTCGCGCTCTTCTCCTTCACTTTCCCACACACCTCCTCctccaccgcagccggaggcgacgGCGCTACCGTATGCATCATCGGCAGCGGAATAGGAGGCGCTTCAGTCGCCCACTTCCTCCGCCGGCACTCCACCAACCACCATCCAAAAATCCTAATATTCGAAAGACACGCCATCGTCGGCGGTCGGATAGCCTCCGTGACAATCGGCGGCGACGCCTTCGAGGCCGGAGCTTCAATTCTCCACCCCAAAAACTACCACGCCTCGAACTATACTAATTTACTAAACTTGACGAGGAAGATACCATCCAGTTCAGAGGGTTCTTTTTCATTGGGGATTTGGGACGGGAATGGGTTTGTTGTTAAAACCCTAAATCTGAAGTCAAAGTGGGGAATTGTGAACAAGattgtgtctttttttaatggGGCTTCTCTGTTTATGAGATATGGGTTTTCACTTGTAAAAATGGAAGGCTTTGTGGACGAGACAGTGAATAAGTTTTTGAAGTATTATGAAGGAGTGGAAACAAGGCCTGTGTTTGAGAGTGTTGAGGAGATGTTGAAGTGGGCTGGTTTGTTTAATCTTACAGGAAAGAGTTTGAAGGAGGAGCTGGTTGATGGTGTTAAATTGGCTCCTTTGTTGATTAAAGAATTGGTCACTGTAAggatttccttcttcttctaccTCTTTTTCCCCTCACTTTGGCCGATTGGCTTCGAATTCTTTTCGTagtttgtttagtttagtttagttaGTGTGATTAGAAAAGGGATTGGCTTGTGTAGTTGTGTGTGATTTCCTCGTTTGCTTTCTTTTTATGCCAAGACAAAAACACATAACGTAAATGCCAATTCATGCATGAAGGAGATTAAATACAGTGAATTGGACTCCTAGAAATTATTGGAACAGTAGTGATGAGATAAAGTGCTCGTATTTTGATGAACTTTTATCgagtttgttttttgaattgactCCCTTTTGTGTTCATAGTGACTGCCTTCACTTGTAGTTGTTGTGAACTATGTGCTAAAAcatacagtgtttttttttcctgtagaATCACTATTCACAACCTCACATTTCAATGTTCACTGTTAAAGGTTTCACCATGGAAACACTATTTACACACTCACATTTCACGTTCAAACATCTATTCACtgtcaattttttcctttttttagttcctgaagttttttattatttgcatttCGGTCATTAGACtttattccttttcaatttcattctttcaaGTTATGTTTTAGTACATAGTTAATAATTTGTCCTTGTAAGTTTTATGGTAGAAGCACTGCTCACACACTCACGTTTCACTATTCACACTTCTATTCGTTGTCAATTTTTACCTTTTAGGTCCttgaatttttcattatttaccTTTTAGTCATTAGACTTTATTCCTTGTATTGGCATGGTGTGCTGGGATCAGTTTATATTTACATACTCTTGCGTATCCAATATGTAATTAAACATTCTAATGttgaattaaaaatcaatattatgaaataaaagtttaggttatgattaaaaaaaactggaaaaaaggaccaaaattaacataaaaaaagggaGCCTTTTAATTATCATTGTCCAAAAGGAATGAAAAACTTCAAATTGGTCCTTGAAATTTCCAATTATTCATTTGTTGGTCCCTATAATTTTAAGTTCTATCTTTTGCTTCTTATAAGGAAGATTAGCTCCCGCTTTAATCTATGATTAGAATTAACAACTCTTTTTCAATATATGGgttcatatatttttcattttattttattaagtatctttttgtttctcaattaaaaaaaaaatcatgatatcgAAAAACGCATCCATAACATTGTTGCTCTTTTCTCTGGTGctaaaaattaacttggaatCCTATTTGCAATGTGGTGCAGGTGGGCTGGCTAATTTACCGTATTACCTGTGACATCAAATGCCATTTTGGCTTAGCCGATGTGGTTGCAATGGCAAAACCATAATTGGCAACAGCAATCTCACTAAATGTTACCCCTTCCAATATAAAACCATTACCCAGTTATGATGCAACCAGTGAGTCTTAGGAGTAAGGATTGAGGATTGTAcctatccttcaacatttttaCATGAAGTGACTCGACTCCACTTGAGACTCAAACTTGCCACTCTTGTTGTTAGTAGCCTAAGCTTCCTACTATTGCACAAAAAACTTGCTCCTATTGATTTGTCTTTTCTGCTTATGAATCTTTTGAAGTGAGGTTCAGGCCTTCTATGCTATTgattttcctaatttttttcatgctatTGGTTCCTTGCTAATATGTTTTATCTATTTTGTGAAAATAAGCGTTAtctaatttgtaaaaaaaaggttgtccatgctttcatttcattattttttttcttcctttaacaACCATTCTCtcctttaaaagtaaaaaatggaGAGACCAGACAGATTATTTAGAACGGCAGTTTCCTGAACCTCTAGTTTGCTAGTCAGAAGCACCTTAGATGTGCGTGTGGCAAGTAGAATCTCATAATGTGCAAGTGCTATGGAAGATGTGGTGATGTCATTAGATTCTGACATGCCAAGATGTGAAATTGACTCATAATTGGGTAGTTTAACCGAGTTCTGAAGATTTATTGACAACTCAGAATTCTGTTGGGTTTGCATGCAGGTCATTACACGAATTAATTATGGTCAAGGTGTCAACATCAGTGGACTTGCCGGAGCAGTTTCCTTGGCAGGATCTGGTGGTGGTTTATGGGCTGTTGAAGGAGGGAACTGGCAGATGGCTGCTGgactaattaatatttcagaTGTTGAACTGTatctccatgaagaaattgaTTCCATCTCTTATCTTGGAGAATATTATGAGCTCAACTCCACAAAAGGAAATACATACTCATGTGAAGTCACAGTGGTTGCTATACCACTAGATGAATCGAGTATTCAATTTTCACCTCCAGTTTCAGTTCCTATGAGGCAATTACAGCGCACACATGCAACTTTTGTGAGGGGCCTTGTAAATCCTGTAAGTATCATAGCAATTACAAATTTCACGCTCCTTTACGGCTTTCTGCTCATAAGTGTACTCCTCCTCTACGAGTTGTTCTCTTGCCAGCCCTTCTTTCCTTCTATATGATAGTTTATACTTTATTCATTAAATTCTGGTGTTTGTCATGGACAAAGGTATATTTTGGCCTGAAAGCTGTTTCAGAAATTCCAGAACTGGTGGCCACAATAGAGGACCCTCGTCTTCCTTTCACAAGCATTTCAATCCTCAAGTGTTACAATGAGACAGATATGACATACAAAATATTCTCTCGTCAAGCAATGACTGATGCATTACTGGATAGCATCTTTAGGTACTACTTTCAATTGCCCTTAAATGTTTAATCCTTTCATTGGAAAATGAGGATCATAATAATTTCCTTAATGGTTACTGCGAAAGATTTTTATTGTGCTAATAATGTTTGTTGTGCTACTGGCTAACCTATCGCCAGTCATAGTGTATGGTTGTATCTGGTTTCACTTGtgaactttttaaataattttggtgTGTGATTAAGACCCTTTTTCATGAGAACTggaaatatttaacaaaaattgtGCAGATTTGCTGAATTAATATATACAGTCCATTCAAACTCACCCCCAATTattaaattatgtattttgatgCAAAAAACTTGATCTGCTCTGTACTGATTGATGTTTATTGCCGCTACTGGTAGTGTGAGGAAGGATACCGTTCGAATAAACTGGGGCGCATACCCTCATTACAAGGCTCCTGAAAAATTCGCACCCTTTATTTTGGATGGTAAGCATTTGTACTATGTGAACGCTTTTGAGAATGTAGCCAGCACCGTGGAGACAAGTGCTGTTGCAGCTGAAAATATAGCGCGACTCATCCTGTCAAGATTTTTTGGCAAGGATTCCTCATGTCCATCAGCCATAAAGAGAACCTCCTGTTCCAGTGCAGAGGCGTTGCATTCAGATACGTGATTCGTATGCATGACACTGAGAATAtaagggttttttctttttcttttttgtgaatGTAAATCAAGATCAGTAGATATGTGAACTTGTATTATACAACAGAATTTCCTTGAAGCAATCAAAGCAGCTTACTGAATGTATAAATAGACAAAGCAATAATACTGTGTACAAATTAATGATGagttatgttatttttagtAGATATTTTATGTGATTTGCCCTTATTCCGGGAAAATTGCGTTTTGGTATGATTTTTGATAAATGAAGACACCGTGCAGATGGGAAGATGGCAGCCCTCTAGctcactaatttttattttcccatAGATTTACAGATCTCAGCTCTCGTGATGCCTAGAGACCTTTACCCATCTCAAACTCGCTCTATAAAGAAATGGATTTAGGCTATTCTTAGGGGTTGGGTTAACCTTAGCTACCAAAATATATCAGTCTGGCCCGTCAagtatctaaaaatattattaaaaaataatataaattatattttaaaattaaaatattatataaaaagttaaactattggattgagatggttttttatatagtatCAGAACCTTGATAATCAAgtgatcacgagttcgaatcttaccatctttatttatttgataaaaattaagcatagcTACCAAAATCTATCAGTCTGGCCCGTCAagtatctaaaaatattattaaaaaataatataaattatattttaaaattaaaatgttatatAAAAGGTTAAACTATTGGATTAAGatggttttttatatagtatCAGAACCTTGATAATCAAgtgatcacgagttcgaatctcaccatctttatttatttaataaaaattaagcatataATAATATGagcttgtgcaagtttcaagttcaaagagtttttatttaagagaatgtgttaaaaaataatataacttatattataaaattaaaattttatctaaaaatttaagttattgggttgaggtGTTTTTTATAGGCTGAAGATGGAAACCAAGCATGCGGCCTTGAAGCATCAAAATTTCTTTGCTGACACAAACTAGCGCAGCTGAAAGTTGGAAACAATTTTCGATATTTAGCTTGGATCCTGATGTGTTAAACGCTTGAGGCCATATACTACAGGTCCATATGGTATTCATGTTCTCATCTGCGATCATTCCTTTGAAGAGGGGCGGagctgaaaatatataataaggagggttaaaactcaaaatataatttattattaaaaaatttatctatttaaaataaaaatatattatattatcctatatttaaacactaaaaatacaaaaatttaaaatattttgcaggACCGGTCCCTGCCCGCCTCCCTCTGGTTCCGCCCCTGCCTTTCAAGAGTTTATGTCGTGCACTAAATCTGTTGCCCCTTGAAAGAACTTCGACTCCAA
This window contains:
- the LOC133672879 gene encoding farnesylcysteine lyase-like gives rise to the protein MFLFPLKIFSLLALFSFTFPHTSSSTAAGGDGATVCIIGSGIGGASVAHFLRRHSTNHHPKILIFERHAIVGGRIASVTIGGDAFEAGASILHPKNYHASNYTNLLNLTRKIPSSSEGSFSLGIWDGNGFVVKTLNLKSKWGIVNKIVSFFNGASLFMRYGFSLVKMEGFVDETVNKFLKYYEGVETRPVFESVEEMLKWAGLFNLTGKSLKEELVDGVKLAPLLIKELVTVITRINYGQGVNISGLAGAVSLAGSGGGLWAVEGGNWQMAAGLINISDVELYLHEEIDSISYLGEYYELNSTKGNTYSCEVTVVAIPLDESSIQFSPPVSVPMRQLQRTHATFVRGLVNPVYFGLKAVSEIPELVATIEDPRLPFTSISILKCYNETDMTYKIFSRQAMTDALLDSIFSVRKDTVRINWGAYPHYKAPEKFAPFILDGKHLYYVNAFENVASTVETSAVAAENIARLILSRFFGKDSSCPSAIKRTSCSSAEALHSDT